The region TTATGAAATAGCGCGAAATACGATTCAATATCACATCAACGCAAAATACAATCACGAAATTATTTTTACATCAGGAACTACATTTGGAATCAATTTGGTAGCCCATGGTTTTGCAAGCATCATAAAATCAGGTGATGAGGTAATGATTTCTTCTTTAGAACACCACAGTAACATTGTGCCTTGGCAATTTTTATGTGAAAAAACAGGGGCGAAGTTGGTCGTAATTCCCATGAATGAAAAAGGAGAATTAGTTGTTTCAGAATTCGATAACTTACTTTCTGAAAAAACAAAAATTGTTGCGGTTAATCATATTTCTAATGCCTTAGGTACCATTAATCCTATTGAATATATCATTAAAAAAGCTCACGAAAAAGGCGCAGCTGTTTTAATTGATGGCGCACAAGCGACTCCACATTTAAAACCCGATGTGCAAGCACTCGATTGTGATTTTTATGTGTTTTCGGGGCATAAAATTTGTGGTCCAACAGGCGTGGGAGTTTTGTATGGAAAAGAAGAATGGTTGCGTAAATTACCACCGTATCAAGGAGGAGGAGAGATGATTGCTGAAGTAACATTTGAAAAAACAACGTATGCCGATTTACCTCATAAATTTGAAGCCGGTACGCCCAATATAGAAGGAGGAATCGTTTTAGGCACGGCTATTGATTATATGAATTCAATTGGTTTTGATGCTATTGCTTCTTATGAAAATGAACTTTTAGCGTATGGTACAAAAAGATTAAAAGAAATAGAAGGTTTAACCATTTATGGAACTAGTGAAAACAAGGCTTCCGTTATTTCATTTAATATTGACGGTATACATCCCTACGATATTGGCACAATTATAGATAAGTTAGGTATAGCGGTAAGAACCGGACATCATTGTGCGCAACCGATTATGCAGTATTTCAATATTCCTGGAACTATTAGAGCTAGTTTCGCTTTTTATAATACCAAAGAAGAAATTGATATATTTGTAGAAGCTGTGAAAAAAGCACAGCAAATGTTGTCTTAAAACCGTTTACTATGAAATCGCCATATACAACAAGTTTGCGTAAGCAAACACCAATAAATAAAAGCGATACCATATGGGACCTATGACAAATATAATTTTACACATATGAAAACTTTAACGTATTTAGCCAGTCTTGTATTTTTATTTACAAGTTGCAATTGTCAAAAAGCGACAACTAATTCAGAAACAACTAAATTAGTAGACAAC is a window of Flavobacterium indicum GPTSA100-9 = DSM 17447 DNA encoding:
- a CDS encoding aminotransferase class V-fold PLP-dependent enzyme, translated to MLDIQKIRADFPILSQKVNGKPLVYFDNGATSQKPQVVIDAIEKYYSEYNANIHRGVHTLSQLATDAYEIARNTIQYHINAKYNHEIIFTSGTTFGINLVAHGFASIIKSGDEVMISSLEHHSNIVPWQFLCEKTGAKLVVIPMNEKGELVVSEFDNLLSEKTKIVAVNHISNALGTINPIEYIIKKAHEKGAAVLIDGAQATPHLKPDVQALDCDFYVFSGHKICGPTGVGVLYGKEEWLRKLPPYQGGGEMIAEVTFEKTTYADLPHKFEAGTPNIEGGIVLGTAIDYMNSIGFDAIASYENELLAYGTKRLKEIEGLTIYGTSENKASVISFNIDGIHPYDIGTIIDKLGIAVRTGHHCAQPIMQYFNIPGTIRASFAFYNTKEEIDIFVEAVKKAQQMLS